From the Solanum lycopersicum chromosome 10, SLM_r2.1 genome, one window contains:
- the LOC101258910 gene encoding uncharacterized protein, whose translation MVDTLLTTLSMENHHPSTLLSMDSSASSSHDELDLEMNRQVVITRPPDINLPLSADRSSPTQPWNDILDVGLGTQIYETETFLSVPKVGRKCAKRVDSIWGAWFFFSFYFKPVLNEKSKAKMIRDSNGISGFDKSDLQLDVFMVQHDMENMYMWVFKDRPENALGKMQLRSYMNGHSRQGERPFPFSADRGFIRSHRMQRKHYRGLSNPQCVHGIEIVSSPNLMVLDEEERKRWKELTGRDANFTIPPEASDFSTWRNLPNTEFELERPLPPIKGNPQSNSKKLLNGSGLNLSTQPSNHSNGDAMDLLPVNGKRKKDFFSNGTEEECYLQVNPPSYQIPDLEIHPNEPNWLNEFTGVMRDAYGPVTAAKSIYEDEEGYLIVISLPFVDLQRVKVSWRNTPTHGIIKVSCLSTSRIPFIKRQNRTFKLQVSSSEHCLPGEFVREIPLPARIPEDAKLEAYYDESGTVLEILVPKVRDGPEEEHEVRVCLRPHLVGNDLMLT comes from the coding sequence ATGGTAGATACTCTTCTTACAACTCTGTCAATGGAGAATCATCATCCTTCAACCCTTTTGTCCATGGATTCCAGTGCTTCTTCTTCACATGATGAATTAGACCTTGAGATGAATCGCCAAGTTGTCATAACTCGTCCCCCTGATATTAATTTGCCCTTATCAGCTGACCGTAGCTCGCCTACTCAGCCGTGGAATGATATTCTTGATGTCGGGTTAGGGACACAGATCTATGAAACTGAAACTTTCCTTAGTGTGCCTAAAGTAGGGAGGAAATGTGCAAAACGTGTAGATAGCATCTGGGGTGCTTggtttttctttagtttctatTTTAAGCCTGTTCTAAATGAGAAATCTAAGGCTAAGATGATCCGGGATAGTAATGGAATTTCCGGGTTTGATAAAAGTGATCTCCAGCTTGATGTTTTCATGGTTCAACATGATATGGAGAATATGTATATGTGGGTATTTAAGGATAGACCTGAGAATGCATTGGGTAAGATGCAGCTACGGAGTTACATGAATGGGCATTCTCGACAAGGGGAACGTCCATTTCCATTTAGCGCTGATAGGGGTTTCATTCGATCTCATAGGATGCAAAGGAAGCATTACAGAGGCCTATCAAATCCTCAGTGTGTTCATGGGATTGAGATTGTGTCGTCTCCCAATCTCATGGTTCTTGATGAAGAGGAGCGCAAAAGATGGAAGGAACTCACTGGTAGGGATGCGAACTTCACTATCCCACCGGAAGCTAGTGATTTCAGTACATGGAGAAACCTCCCCAACACCGAATTTGAGCTTGAGAGGCCGCTTCCGCCAATAAAGGGTAACCCACAGTCCAACTCAAAGAAGCTGCTTAATGGTTCTGGACTTAATTTGTCAACTCAGCCGTCCAATCATAGCAATGGAGACGCAATGGATCTACTACCTGTCAACGGCAAAAGGAAAAAGGACTTCTTCTCAAATGGAACTGAAGAAGAGTGTTATCTGCAAGTGAATCCTCCTTCCTATCAAATTCCAGACCTTGAAATTCACCCAAATGAACCGAATTGGTTAAATGAATTTACTGGGGTGATGAGGGATGCTTATGGCCCTGTTACAGCTGCAAAAAGTATCTACGAAGATGAAGAAGGTTATTTGATCGTAATCAGCTTGCCATTTGTAGATCTTCAAAGAGTCAAAGTTTCATGGCGGAACACACCCACACATGGGATAATTAAGGTGTCTTGTCTGAGCACATCTCGGATCCCGTTCATCAAGAGACAGAATAGAACTTTCAAGCTTCAAGTTTCATCCTCAGAACACTGCCTTCCAGGAGAGTTCGTTCGAGAAATTCCTCTTCCAGCCAGAATTCCTGAAGATGCTAAACTTGAAGCATATTATGATGAATCAGGAACGGTGCTGGAGATATTGGTGCCAAAAGTTCGCGATGGTCCAGAAGAAGAACATGAAGTTCGGGTTTGTCTCCGTCCTCACCTTGTTGGAAATGACCTGATGTTGACCTAG